From Streptomyces sp. TLI_235, a single genomic window includes:
- a CDS encoding fatty acid hydroxylase family protein, translating into MDGFLGWAARLGTGEVVAGALLFNVGLLAAAVAGGQLLVRRYGDRRVAPVPGPVTGAEIALTVVAVVLNSGVGVAGWALWKAGRISLSAATGPRVLLELLAFTLVMDALAYAGHWIAHRRRLYRLAHEMHHRYPDPRPSTLFVLHPLEVMGFGGAWLTILTVWELSALALGGFVLLNLVFGLLGHLGVEPLPARVRRWPLFRWVALPMFHVGHHLDPGVNFGFYTTVWDRLFGTVDPAYDRMRHAVDPAAARLSDALQSPA; encoded by the coding sequence GTGGACGGATTCCTAGGGTGGGCCGCCCGGTTGGGCACGGGCGAGGTGGTGGCGGGGGCGCTGCTGTTCAACGTCGGGCTGCTCGCCGCGGCGGTGGCCGGGGGGCAGCTGCTGGTCCGGCGGTACGGCGACCGGCGGGTGGCACCCGTCCCCGGGCCGGTGACCGGCGCGGAGATCGCGCTGACGGTGGTCGCGGTCGTGCTCAACAGCGGTGTGGGGGTGGCCGGCTGGGCGCTGTGGAAGGCGGGCCGGATCAGCCTGTCCGCCGCGACCGGCCCGCGGGTGCTGCTCGAACTCCTGGCGTTCACCCTGGTCATGGACGCGCTGGCGTACGCGGGGCACTGGATCGCGCACCGCCGCCGGCTGTACCGGCTGGCGCACGAGATGCACCACCGCTATCCGGATCCCCGGCCCTCGACGCTGTTCGTGCTGCACCCGCTGGAGGTGATGGGCTTCGGCGGGGCGTGGCTGACGATCCTGACGGTGTGGGAGCTGTCGGCGCTCGCGCTCGGCGGGTTCGTGCTGCTCAACCTGGTGTTCGGGCTGCTCGGCCACCTCGGGGTGGAGCCGCTGCCGGCCCGGGTGCGGCGGTGGCCGCTGTTCCGCTGGGTGGCGCTGCCGATGTTCCACGTCGGCCACCATCTCGACCCGGGCGTGAACTTCGGTTTCTACACGACCGTGTGGGACCGCCTGTTCGGCACCGTCGACCCGGCGTACGACCGGATGCGACACGCCGTCGACCCTGCCGCGGCCCGGCTGTCGGATGCCCTTCAATCACCGGCATGA
- a CDS encoding histidine triad (HIT) family protein, producing MSCLFCEVVAGGSDTHRVFEDEAAVAFLDHRPLFPGHVLVVPPRHVPTLTDLLPEEIGPYFARVQRIAAAVESAMAAAGSFVAANNRISQSVPHLHVHVVPRNPKDGLRGFFWPRTRYRDEAHAAGTAALIRSALDAG from the coding sequence ATGAGCTGTCTCTTCTGCGAGGTCGTGGCCGGTGGTTCGGACACCCACCGGGTGTTCGAGGACGAGGCCGCGGTGGCGTTCCTGGACCACCGTCCGCTGTTCCCCGGCCATGTGCTGGTGGTACCGCCGCGGCACGTGCCGACCCTGACCGACCTGCTGCCGGAGGAGATCGGGCCGTACTTCGCCCGGGTCCAGCGGATCGCCGCGGCCGTGGAGTCGGCGATGGCGGCCGCGGGCAGCTTCGTCGCCGCGAACAACCGGATCAGCCAGTCGGTGCCGCACCTGCACGTCCACGTGGTGCCGCGCAATCCCAAGGACGGCCTGCGCGGCTTCTTCTGGCCTCGGACGCGCTACCGGGACGAGGCGCACGCCGCCGGGACGGCCGCCCTGATCCGGTCCGCGCTGGACGCCGGTTGA
- a CDS encoding pentapeptide repeat protein, with the protein MSSRQPAPVPATDRPDLRSDCSRCFGLCCVALPFAASSDFAATKDAGTPCGNLQADFRCGIHTRLREKGYRGCTVFECFGAGQKVSQITFGGEDWRQNPGSARQMFAVFPVLRQLQELLHYLAEGLALPAARPVHPELRRAFEATERLTLGTAEEITALDVPAVRQEVNTLLLRVGELVRAGVPGRTRNHRGADLIGARLKGANLRGANLRGACLIAADLDRADLRSADLIGADLRDADLSGADLTGAIFLTQAQVNAARGDAATRLPTGLDRPAHWSAAR; encoded by the coding sequence TTGTCCAGCCGGCAGCCCGCCCCCGTGCCCGCCACGGACCGCCCCGACCTGCGGTCCGACTGCTCACGCTGCTTCGGCCTGTGCTGCGTCGCCCTGCCGTTCGCCGCCTCCTCGGACTTCGCCGCCACCAAGGACGCGGGCACCCCCTGCGGCAATCTGCAGGCCGACTTCCGCTGCGGCATCCACACCCGGCTCCGCGAGAAGGGCTACCGCGGCTGCACCGTCTTCGAGTGCTTCGGCGCCGGGCAGAAGGTCTCGCAGATCACCTTCGGCGGCGAGGACTGGCGGCAGAACCCGGGCTCGGCCCGGCAGATGTTCGCGGTGTTCCCGGTGCTGCGGCAGCTCCAGGAGCTGCTGCACTACCTCGCCGAGGGCCTCGCCCTGCCCGCCGCCCGGCCCGTCCACCCCGAACTGCGGCGCGCCTTCGAGGCGACCGAGCGCCTCACCCTCGGCACCGCCGAGGAGATCACCGCGCTGGACGTCCCGGCCGTCCGCCAGGAGGTCAACACCCTGCTGCTGCGGGTCGGCGAACTCGTCCGCGCCGGGGTGCCCGGCCGCACCCGCAACCACCGCGGCGCCGACCTGATCGGCGCCCGCCTCAAGGGGGCGAACCTGCGCGGCGCCAACCTCCGCGGCGCCTGCCTGATCGCCGCCGACCTCGACCGCGCCGACCTGCGCAGCGCCGACCTCATCGGGGCCGACCTGCGGGACGCCGACCTGAGCGGCGCCGACCTCACCGGCGCGATCTTCCTCACCCAGGCGCAGGTCAACGCGGCCCGCGGCGACGCCGCCACCCGCCTGCCGACCGGCCTCGACCGCCCGGCCCACTGGTCCGCGGCCCGCTGA
- a CDS encoding RNA polymerase sigma-70 factor (sigma-E family) produces MDRTTTTRLAPTEPPAFLDFAAARGHHLVRTAYLLTGGDAHLAEDLAQETLGRLFGRWRKVSRMANPAGYAQTVLVNTFLSYRRRRSSSEHVTDTFAETAQAAPDPALRVTLLKALGELPPQDRAVLVLRYWEDRSAEETAAVLRLSPSTVRSRSSRALARMRTVLGDDLDALVHP; encoded by the coding sequence ATGGACCGCACAACGACGACGCGCCTGGCGCCCACCGAGCCGCCGGCCTTCCTCGACTTTGCTGCGGCGAGGGGGCACCACCTGGTCAGAACGGCCTATCTGCTGACCGGTGGTGACGCACACCTCGCCGAGGACCTGGCGCAGGAGACGCTCGGTCGGCTGTTCGGCCGGTGGCGCAAGGTGTCCCGGATGGCGAACCCGGCAGGGTACGCGCAGACCGTCCTGGTCAACACCTTCCTGTCGTACCGGCGCCGGCGCAGCAGCAGCGAGCACGTGACGGACACCTTCGCCGAGACGGCGCAGGCCGCACCGGACCCGGCGCTACGGGTGACGCTGCTGAAGGCGCTCGGCGAACTGCCGCCCCAGGACCGGGCGGTGCTGGTGCTCCGCTACTGGGAGGACCGCAGCGCGGAGGAGACCGCGGCGGTGCTGCGGCTCAGCCCGAGCACGGTGCGCTCGCGCAGCAGCCGGGCACTGGCCCGGATGCGGACGGTGCTCGGCGATGACCTCGACGCGCTCGTCCACCCCTGA
- a CDS encoding hypothetical protein (manually curated) codes for MRRTTMSVEESFTTVLRSAADLAPEPNALAFAQGAAARGVRRRRRRRATVLAGAAAMVAAVLATGSLPALHGDRAPAAQPGSAVSGEYMRDALVSLLPSGRVTSAMGFTGNESEVKGGPFAVVDLETANTGGQITLSVDRISTPVTESSRGAHCFDPSERATQSCSRTVRPDGSVLMVNVLLPEQPGMGKTLVATYTRPDGRQVRVDTYNRDGRPEPPLTPEQAVAVATSGVWDVTFDGVRVTDPPKPGVSTPPPSALLATVTKLLPDGAVAGPADGLAMPGRVRLQVTLDGRTSWLSVTVEPKWQEGEQSDPRRTFESGHGPELTHTADGTSVVVRAQRESDGTDGPEVQWGAEALHPDGTRVTVDEWNGPDARTFLPGAPALTVDQLRALATAPAWRG; via the coding sequence ATGCGGAGAACGACGATGTCCGTCGAGGAGAGCTTCACCACCGTCCTGCGGTCGGCGGCCGACCTGGCCCCCGAGCCGAACGCCCTGGCCTTCGCGCAGGGTGCGGCGGCCCGCGGTGTGCGCCGCCGCCGGCGGCGCCGGGCCACCGTGCTGGCCGGTGCCGCGGCGATGGTCGCGGCCGTGCTGGCCACCGGTTCGCTGCCGGCCCTGCACGGCGACCGCGCACCGGCGGCCCAACCCGGGTCCGCGGTCAGCGGGGAGTACATGCGCGACGCCCTGGTCTCGCTGCTGCCGAGCGGCCGGGTCACCAGTGCCATGGGCTTCACCGGGAACGAGAGCGAGGTGAAGGGCGGCCCGTTCGCCGTCGTCGACCTGGAGACGGCGAACACCGGCGGGCAGATCACCCTATCCGTCGACCGGATCTCCACGCCCGTGACCGAGTCCTCGCGCGGTGCGCACTGCTTCGACCCGTCGGAGCGGGCGACCCAGAGCTGCAGCCGCACGGTGCGGCCGGACGGCTCGGTGCTGATGGTGAACGTGCTGCTGCCGGAGCAGCCCGGCATGGGCAAGACCCTGGTCGCGACGTACACCAGGCCGGACGGGCGCCAGGTGCGCGTCGACACCTACAACCGGGACGGCCGGCCGGAGCCCCCGCTCACCCCCGAGCAGGCGGTCGCGGTGGCGACGAGCGGTGTCTGGGACGTCACGTTCGACGGTGTCCGGGTGACCGACCCGCCGAAGCCCGGGGTGTCCACGCCGCCGCCGTCCGCCCTGCTCGCCACGGTGACGAAGCTGCTGCCGGACGGCGCGGTGGCGGGCCCGGCCGACGGGCTCGCGATGCCGGGCCGGGTGCGGCTGCAGGTCACCCTGGACGGCCGGACGAGCTGGCTCTCGGTCACCGTGGAGCCGAAGTGGCAGGAGGGCGAGCAGTCCGACCCGCGGAGGACGTTCGAGTCCGGCCACGGCCCGGAGCTGACGCACACCGCGGACGGCACCTCCGTGGTGGTCCGCGCCCAGCGGGAGTCCGACGGGACGGACGGCCCGGAGGTGCAGTGGGGCGCCGAGGCCCTCCACCCGGACGGCACCCGGGTGACCGTCGACGAGTGGAACGGCCCCGACGCCCGCACCTTCCTGCCGGGCGCCCCCGCCCTCACCGTCGACCAGCTCAGGGCCCTGGCCACCGCCCCCGCGTGGCGCGGCTGA
- a CDS encoding phosphoenolpyruvate--protein phosphotransferase, with amino-acid sequence MTGAPLTGIGVGRGVAAGPVAKAAPAPELPPPRPVTDPAGETAAVRAALAAVVADLEARAARAGGTAADVLTAQAMIAADPVLAVRAAELVAAGTDGPHAVTAAYEGFRGALLAAGGYFAERAADLDDLRDRAVARLLGLPPPGLPDPGHPCILVADDLAPADTADLDPAKVLALVTVRGGPTSHTAILAKALGLPAVVGCAGAGALRDGQSVLVLAADGTVHPDPAPEAVRRATEEDRARRARAARSTGPGRTADGHPVALLVNLGAAHELAAAAAADSEGVGLFRTEFLYLDREQAPGLAEQTAAYRAVFEAFAGRRVTVRTLDAGADKPLPFATAADEENPALGVRGLRTATRDPQLLETQLAAVAAAARGSGAEVRVMAPMVSLPAEAADFAARVRAHGLPLAGAMVEVPAAALRADRLAEACDFLSIGTNDLAQYTFAADRTLGALADLLDPWQPALLDLVAATAQGAAPHGVPVGVCGEAAADPDLALVLVGLGVTGLSAAPACLPEVRAALAGHTLADCRRLAAIARSAPDAVTARERVRGALRAAGG; translated from the coding sequence GTGACCGGCGCACCCCTCACCGGCATCGGAGTCGGACGCGGCGTCGCCGCCGGGCCGGTCGCCAAGGCGGCCCCGGCCCCGGAGCTGCCGCCGCCCCGCCCGGTCACCGACCCGGCGGGCGAGACGGCAGCCGTCCGGGCCGCCCTCGCCGCGGTCGTCGCCGACCTGGAGGCCCGCGCCGCCCGTGCCGGCGGCACCGCGGCCGACGTCCTCACCGCACAGGCGATGATCGCCGCCGACCCGGTGCTCGCCGTCCGGGCCGCCGAACTCGTCGCCGCCGGCACCGACGGCCCGCACGCCGTCACCGCCGCCTACGAGGGCTTCCGGGGCGCGCTGCTCGCCGCCGGCGGCTACTTCGCCGAACGCGCCGCCGACCTCGACGACCTCCGTGACCGCGCCGTCGCGCGGCTGCTCGGACTGCCCCCGCCGGGCCTGCCCGACCCGGGGCACCCCTGCATCCTCGTCGCCGACGACCTCGCGCCGGCCGACACCGCCGACCTCGACCCCGCCAAGGTGCTCGCCCTGGTCACCGTCCGCGGCGGCCCCACCAGCCACACCGCGATCCTCGCCAAGGCGCTCGGCCTGCCCGCCGTCGTCGGCTGCGCCGGTGCCGGCGCGCTGCGGGACGGGCAGAGCGTGCTCGTCCTCGCCGCGGACGGCACCGTCCACCCCGACCCGGCGCCCGAGGCCGTCCGGCGCGCGACCGAGGAGGACCGGGCCCGCCGGGCCCGCGCCGCCCGCAGCACCGGACCGGGCCGCACCGCCGACGGACACCCCGTGGCACTGCTGGTCAACCTCGGTGCCGCGCACGAACTCGCCGCCGCGGCCGCCGCCGATTCCGAGGGCGTCGGCCTGTTCCGCACCGAGTTCCTCTACCTCGACCGCGAGCAGGCACCCGGCCTCGCGGAGCAGACCGCCGCCTACCGGGCCGTCTTCGAAGCCTTCGCCGGACGCCGCGTCACCGTCCGCACCCTGGACGCCGGCGCCGACAAACCGCTGCCCTTCGCCACCGCCGCCGACGAGGAGAACCCCGCGCTCGGCGTCCGCGGACTGCGCACCGCCACCCGCGACCCGCAGCTGCTGGAGACCCAGCTCGCCGCCGTCGCCGCGGCCGCCCGTGGCAGCGGCGCCGAGGTCCGGGTCATGGCGCCCATGGTGTCGCTGCCCGCCGAGGCCGCCGACTTCGCGGCGCGGGTGCGCGCCCACGGCCTCCCCCTCGCCGGGGCCATGGTGGAGGTGCCGGCCGCCGCACTGCGCGCCGACCGGCTCGCCGAGGCCTGCGACTTCCTCAGCATCGGCACCAACGACCTCGCCCAGTACACCTTCGCCGCCGACCGCACCCTCGGCGCCCTCGCCGACCTGCTCGACCCGTGGCAGCCCGCACTGCTCGACCTGGTCGCGGCCACCGCACAGGGGGCCGCGCCGCACGGTGTGCCGGTCGGGGTGTGCGGCGAGGCCGCCGCCGACCCCGACCTCGCGCTCGTGCTCGTCGGCCTCGGCGTCACCGGACTCTCCGCCGCACCCGCCTGCCTCCCCGAGGTCCGGGCCGCCCTCGCCGGGCACACCCTCGCGGACTGCCGACGGCTCGCCGCGATCGCGCGCAGCGCACCGGATGCGGTGACCGCGCGGGAGCGGGTGCGCGGGGCCCTGCGGGCGGCCGGAGGCTGA
- a CDS encoding phosphocarrier protein HPr: MPQLQVTVGSQSGLHARPASVFVRAAARQSVKVGVGRPGQTPVDARSLLSVLSLAAGHGDTLELTADGDETAARAALGELAALLADDLDAVR, encoded by the coding sequence ATGCCCCAGCTCCAGGTCACCGTCGGCTCGCAGAGCGGCCTGCACGCCCGGCCCGCCTCCGTCTTCGTCCGGGCCGCCGCCCGGCAGAGCGTCAAGGTCGGCGTCGGCCGCCCCGGCCAGACCCCGGTGGACGCCCGCAGCCTGCTCTCCGTCCTCTCCCTTGCCGCCGGCCACGGCGACACCCTGGAACTCACCGCCGACGGCGACGAGACCGCCGCCCGGGCCGCCCTCGGCGAACTCGCCGCGCTGCTCGCCGACGACCTGGACGCCGTCCGGTGA
- a CDS encoding DeoR family transcriptional regulator, whose protein sequence is MYAPERQQQILQLAQSRGRVDVPSLAEEFNVTQETIRRDLSTLDRAGLLRRVHGGALPAGALHLEPGLAERDSTAADEKERIARAALALLPAEGSVLLDAGTTVSRLAALLPADSTLTVVTNALPVAARLADHPSLSLHLVGGRLRHRTHAAVDDWALRALADVHADVAVVATNGFSPEGGLSTPDLAEAAVKRAMIAGARRIVLVADSSKYGARHFARFGSLEQVDVLVTDTGLTDRQTAEIELLGPEVIRA, encoded by the coding sequence ATGTACGCTCCCGAGCGTCAGCAGCAGATCCTGCAGCTCGCCCAGAGCAGGGGCCGCGTCGACGTCCCCTCGCTCGCCGAGGAGTTCAACGTCACGCAGGAGACCATCCGGCGCGACCTCAGCACCCTCGACCGGGCCGGGCTGCTGCGCCGCGTGCACGGCGGGGCACTGCCCGCCGGCGCGCTGCACCTGGAGCCCGGGCTCGCCGAGCGGGACTCCACCGCCGCGGACGAGAAGGAGCGGATCGCCAGGGCCGCACTGGCCCTGCTGCCCGCCGAGGGCAGCGTGCTGCTGGACGCCGGCACCACCGTCTCCCGGCTGGCGGCGCTGCTGCCCGCGGACAGCACGCTGACCGTGGTCACCAACGCGCTGCCGGTCGCGGCCCGCCTGGCCGACCACCCGTCGCTCTCGCTGCACCTGGTCGGCGGCCGGCTCCGGCACCGCACCCACGCGGCCGTCGACGACTGGGCGCTGCGCGCGCTCGCCGACGTGCACGCCGACGTGGCCGTGGTGGCCACCAACGGCTTCTCGCCGGAGGGCGGGCTCTCCACGCCGGACCTCGCCGAGGCCGCGGTGAAGCGGGCGATGATCGCGGGGGCGCGCCGGATCGTGCTGGTCGCGGACTCCTCCAAGTACGGGGCCCGGCACTTCGCCCGGTTCGGCTCGCTGGAGCAGGTCGACGTCCTGGTCACCGACACCGGGCTGACCGACCGGCAGACCGCAGAGATCGAACTACTCGGACCGGAAGTGATCCGCGCATGA
- a CDS encoding fructose-1-phosphate kinase, whose protein sequence is MIVTVTPNPSLDRTYELPELARGEVNRATGDRLDPGGKGVNVARALTAAGHRTAAVLPLGGAPGRLLAELLHRQDIDVAAVPVAGDTRINVSIVERNGPLTKVNAPGPHLSAEESAALLAAVRQQAAGADVDWLACCGSLPRGLAPAWYAELVAEAHRGGARIAVDTSGPALLASLAAGPDVVKPNREELAEAVGRPVATLGAALDAAHRLRELGAQQVLASLGPDGMLLVADDGAWYGTAPVDEVRSDVGAGDASLAGFLSAGGSGPKALASALAHGAAAVRLPGSVMPIPADLEPDGVVVTADMPRELPLGR, encoded by the coding sequence ATGATCGTCACCGTCACCCCCAATCCCAGCCTCGACCGCACCTACGAGCTGCCCGAGCTCGCCCGCGGCGAGGTGAACCGGGCCACCGGGGACCGGCTGGACCCGGGCGGAAAGGGCGTGAACGTGGCCCGTGCGCTGACTGCGGCCGGCCACCGCACCGCCGCCGTACTGCCGCTCGGCGGTGCCCCCGGCCGGCTGCTGGCCGAGCTGCTGCACCGTCAGGACATCGACGTGGCGGCCGTCCCGGTGGCCGGCGACACCCGGATCAACGTGTCGATCGTCGAGCGCAACGGCCCGCTCACCAAGGTCAACGCGCCCGGCCCGCACCTGTCCGCCGAGGAGTCCGCGGCCCTGCTCGCCGCGGTCCGCCAGCAGGCCGCCGGCGCGGACGTGGACTGGCTGGCCTGCTGCGGCAGCCTGCCGCGCGGCCTCGCCCCCGCCTGGTACGCCGAGCTGGTCGCCGAGGCGCACCGGGGTGGCGCACGGATCGCGGTGGACACCTCCGGCCCGGCCCTGCTCGCCTCGCTGGCGGCCGGCCCGGACGTGGTCAAGCCCAACCGGGAGGAGCTCGCCGAGGCGGTCGGCCGGCCGGTCGCCACCCTCGGCGCGGCGCTGGACGCGGCCCACCGTCTGCGCGAGCTGGGCGCCCAGCAGGTGCTGGCCAGCCTGGGCCCGGACGGGATGCTGCTGGTCGCCGATGACGGCGCCTGGTACGGCACGGCGCCGGTCGACGAGGTCCGCAGCGACGTCGGCGCCGGCGACGCCTCGCTGGCCGGCTTCCTGAGCGCGGGCGGCAGCGGCCCCAAGGCGCTGGCCTCCGCGCTGGCGCACGGTGCGGCGGCCGTCCGGCTTCCCGGCAGCGTGATGCCGATCCCGGCGGATCTGGAGCCGGACGGCGTCGTGGTGACCGCCGACATGCCGAGGGAGCTGCCGTTGGGTCGCTGA